The proteins below come from a single Gimesia alba genomic window:
- a CDS encoding DUF1501 domain-containing protein — protein MKQDHCFQNQIPRRSFFQQVSTGIQGAALTWLLQQDLYAESKSKPHPETPSFGPHHQPRAKSVIHLFMNGGPSQMDLFDPKPLLDQFHGKQHFDKIAGEVEFPEQAGALMRSPFKFSQHGESGMWVSDVMPHLATQVDELTMIRSMYTTNLTHEPALYKIQSGSEFPGHPALGAWVSYGLGSENKNLPAYVVMDDPLGLPVNGIENWQAGFLPAQHQGTRFRATGSPVLNLKPGYDQPDAVSKLERDLITRLDKIHQRKHTHHHQLEARLSTYALAARMQIAASDALDLSQETAETQKMYGIGQPVTESYGRRCLIARRLIERGVRFVQLFINSQIWDTHSAIATSLKDACQRTDQPVAALLRDLKQRGLLDETLVMWGGEMGRLPIAQLSADKDERKSGRDHNKNALCTWMAGGGVKRGLTWGETDELGFAAVENRVSVPDWHTTMLHLLGLNHEELFIPRNGLNERLTGVGNNPRVIQDILA, from the coding sequence ATGAAACAGGATCACTGCTTTCAAAATCAAATACCGAGACGCAGTTTTTTTCAACAAGTCTCTACGGGGATTCAGGGTGCCGCATTGACCTGGCTGCTACAGCAGGATCTGTATGCTGAGTCAAAATCAAAACCCCACCCGGAAACGCCTTCATTTGGCCCGCATCATCAACCGCGTGCGAAATCGGTCATCCATTTGTTTATGAATGGGGGACCGAGCCAGATGGATCTGTTTGATCCCAAGCCGCTACTCGATCAATTTCATGGTAAGCAGCACTTTGACAAAATCGCAGGGGAAGTCGAATTCCCAGAGCAAGCGGGCGCTTTGATGAGGAGCCCGTTCAAGTTTTCCCAACATGGTGAATCGGGAATGTGGGTTTCTGACGTCATGCCTCATCTGGCGACTCAGGTAGATGAACTCACCATGATTCGTTCGATGTATACCACCAACCTGACTCACGAACCCGCGCTCTATAAAATTCAATCGGGCAGTGAATTTCCGGGACACCCGGCTCTCGGCGCGTGGGTCTCGTATGGACTGGGAAGCGAAAACAAAAACCTGCCTGCTTACGTTGTCATGGATGATCCCCTGGGTCTGCCTGTGAATGGAATCGAAAACTGGCAGGCCGGTTTTCTGCCGGCACAACATCAAGGGACGCGATTTCGCGCGACAGGGTCTCCGGTATTGAACCTGAAACCCGGCTATGATCAACCTGACGCCGTTTCCAAACTCGAACGTGACTTAATCACACGTTTAGACAAAATCCATCAACGCAAACATACGCACCATCATCAGTTGGAAGCGCGTTTATCGACTTACGCCCTGGCAGCACGGATGCAGATCGCCGCCTCGGATGCACTCGATCTTTCGCAAGAGACAGCAGAAACACAAAAAATGTATGGCATCGGGCAGCCAGTCACCGAATCGTATGGTCGCAGATGCCTGATTGCCCGCAGACTGATTGAACGAGGCGTGCGATTCGTGCAGTTATTTATCAACAGTCAAATCTGGGATACTCACAGTGCGATCGCGACCAGCCTGAAAGATGCATGCCAGCGAACCGATCAACCGGTGGCTGCCTTGTTGAGAGATCTGAAACAACGAGGATTGTTAGACGAAACACTCGTCATGTGGGGTGGCGAAATGGGCCGCCTGCCGATCGCCCAACTCTCGGCAGATAAAGACGAACGCAAATCGGGCCGGGATCATAATAAAAATGCGCTCTGCACCTGGATGGCAGGCGGCGGCGTCAAGCGCGGGCTGACCTGGGGAGAGACCGACGAATTGGGTTTTGCCGCTGTCGAAAACCGGGTCAGTGTGCCGGACTGGCACACCACGATGCTGCATCTTCTGGGATTAAACCACGAAGAACTCTTCATTCCCCGAAACGGTTTAAACGAACGCCTGACAGGCGTGGGTAACAATCCACGTGTGATTCAGGATATTCTGGCCTAA
- a CDS encoding Nramp family divalent metal transporter gives MTTNSNPKSKPMLFGSLAPWDEGDLPAPPPFSVRNLFRTIGPGAILLAGSIGGGEWLIGPTITVKYGMNILWIATVAIALQLLFNLEAIRYTLYTGEPILVGIMRLRPGSRFWAGGYIFATISQLGVPALAAGCASVLFASFAGHLAGEGDATMLNYLTYAVIVFTICILLSGKTIERMLEYFSWIMIAFIFSFLIIVNVLFVPLDHWMKTLTGFFQFGSLPADVDVLLLAAFAATAGSGGVGNLVITNWYRDKGFGMGGKVGAITSAFSHSEMQLSSVGKVFPITEDNLRNWNSWWKYVSADQIWLWGVGCLVGMFLNVNLATAVIPDNTNMDHMAAGAFQARYMAEHLWSGFWWLALLNGFWVLMSTHLSNTDVLIRTVTDIVWVASPRLRERRRMNISRLYYAFLAIATVWGLFAVNWGHAISLFKILGAVAGPVLAIAAVQILIVNTSLLPKELRPPLWRRCALALCAICYGCLSAALLWDLFLAKN, from the coding sequence ATGACTACCAATTCGAATCCGAAGTCAAAACCAATGCTGTTCGGGAGTCTTGCTCCCTGGGACGAAGGCGATTTGCCGGCGCCGCCGCCGTTTTCAGTGCGCAACCTGTTCCGCACAATCGGCCCTGGTGCGATCTTGCTGGCCGGATCAATTGGTGGTGGCGAGTGGTTGATTGGCCCTACGATTACTGTCAAGTACGGAATGAACATTCTCTGGATCGCAACGGTTGCTATCGCTTTACAACTGCTGTTTAACCTGGAAGCCATCCGCTACACCCTTTATACGGGCGAGCCGATTCTGGTGGGAATCATGCGTTTGCGTCCCGGCTCCCGATTCTGGGCTGGCGGATACATCTTTGCCACAATTTCACAATTAGGAGTACCTGCTCTCGCAGCAGGTTGTGCTTCAGTCCTGTTTGCCTCCTTTGCCGGTCATCTGGCGGGTGAAGGAGATGCCACTATGTTAAATTACCTCACCTATGCGGTCATTGTTTTCACCATCTGTATTCTGCTCTCCGGTAAGACGATTGAACGGATGCTGGAATACTTTTCGTGGATTATGATTGCTTTCATATTTTCCTTCCTGATCATAGTGAATGTATTATTTGTCCCCCTGGATCATTGGATGAAAACTTTGACCGGCTTCTTCCAGTTTGGTAGTCTGCCCGCTGATGTCGACGTGTTGTTACTGGCCGCCTTCGCAGCGACAGCCGGTTCGGGAGGCGTTGGAAATCTGGTCATTACCAACTGGTACCGCGATAAAGGCTTTGGCATGGGTGGAAAGGTCGGAGCGATTACAAGTGCGTTCAGCCACAGCGAAATGCAGCTCTCTTCGGTAGGAAAGGTGTTTCCGATTACTGAGGACAACCTGCGAAACTGGAATTCCTGGTGGAAGTATGTGTCGGCAGATCAGATCTGGCTCTGGGGAGTGGGATGTCTCGTGGGGATGTTCCTGAATGTAAATCTGGCGACAGCCGTGATTCCTGACAACACAAACATGGATCACATGGCGGCCGGTGCTTTTCAGGCGCGTTATATGGCAGAACATCTCTGGAGCGGCTTCTGGTGGCTGGCTCTGTTGAATGGCTTCTGGGTCCTGATGTCGACCCACTTGAGCAACACTGACGTACTGATTCGAACTGTCACGGATATTGTCTGGGTCGCCAGTCCCCGTCTGCGCGAACGCCGCCGAATGAATATCAGTCGACTGTATTATGCATTTCTGGCAATCGCCACAGTCTGGGGTCTGTTTGCCGTCAACTGGGGACATGCCATCTCCTTGTTTAAAATTCTGGGCGCCGTTGCCGGCCCTGTCCTGGCAATTGCCGCTGTTCAGATTTTAATTGTGAATACGAGCCTGCTACCAAAGGAATTACGACCACCACTTTGGCGACGTTGCGCTTTGGCCTTATGCGCCATTTGCTATGGATGTCTTTCTGCCGCACTGTTATGGGACTTGTTTTTAGCTAAGAATTGA
- a CDS encoding PSD1 and planctomycete cytochrome C domain-containing protein has product MISKLLAKQDRLPFFNQTAMIRFSISILFCCVGTIKLPADKTTAAKSHVFYESSVKKIIEAKCVRCHNPKTKKAGLDLSTAQGILKGSESGRIVQAGDPEASLLIQMIEAEEMPPEEKDHLNKNQLESLRHWITGGAQFREAVSSAPAVTQHDIVPLLYLRCVACHGGRRQEAGLDLRTRESILKGGKSGPALIPGKPEESLIVQRIKSGEMPPRRKLVSVSVKPMEANELELLSQWIRLKLPELKEDPTDESALSDSLVSDKDREFWSFQPPVKVWAPQVKHSDQVKNPIDAFILRKLEERGLTFSPTASQRTLIRRLYFDLTGLPPTPNEIDQFLNDPDAHAYEKLVDRLLASRRYGERWARHWLDVAGYADSEGAQNQDKVRPHMYRYRDYVIRAFNQDKPYSRFLTEQIAGDELVDYQSREITQEAYDCLVATGFLRTAPDRTFANITNFVPDRLEVISDEMDILGSAVMGLTLKCARCHSHKFDPIPQRDYYRLTAIFKEAYDEHDWLKSQGARTLPHVMPEERRHYENHEKQLTAQVNQTRQALKDLTAKTLKVQREKKIQVLPDTDRKQILIAFSSDPSSHTAEQTKLLKKHEQLINIAPEELKKLDPEYQQKSEELQTQIKTLEAKRMSEPRIRALWSRGSPSPSYILKRGNYLTPGRPVSPGVPAVLTKNNPSFMLSTSNSKGKSVGRRLAFARWLTQPENPLTARVMVNRIWLHHFGRGIVNTPGNFGHAGERPSHPELLDWLANEFVRQNWSLKALHRLMVTSNTYRQSSTVLEQALRIDPDGRLLSRMPLKRMEGEVLRDTLLYLSGQLDETPFGPADPVEVRSDGLVTSKRSERGWRRSIYILQRRTQIPTLLDNFDYPQMGPNCLRRGESLVAPQALHLMNDQMVHQLAVHFADQIRSEVGTDLQAQVKQVYLKAFGRTPTAEEEQIGITALKQLAAKWQATNKQKKEKTDSNHKSLVNYSHAIFNLAEFQYID; this is encoded by the coding sequence ATGATTAGTAAACTGCTGGCCAAACAAGATCGCCTGCCGTTTTTTAATCAGACAGCGATGATTCGCTTTTCGATTTCGATTCTCTTCTGCTGTGTCGGTACCATCAAATTGCCCGCCGACAAAACAACAGCCGCAAAAAGTCATGTTTTCTATGAGAGCTCCGTCAAGAAAATCATCGAAGCCAAGTGTGTCCGTTGCCATAACCCCAAAACGAAAAAGGCGGGGCTGGACCTGAGCACCGCGCAGGGAATTCTCAAGGGCAGTGAATCCGGGCGGATCGTTCAAGCGGGAGATCCGGAGGCGAGCCTGCTGATTCAGATGATCGAAGCAGAAGAAATGCCGCCTGAGGAGAAAGATCACCTCAATAAAAATCAATTAGAGTCGCTCCGTCACTGGATCACCGGCGGTGCGCAGTTTCGCGAAGCCGTTTCGTCTGCGCCTGCGGTCACGCAGCATGATATTGTTCCCCTACTCTATTTGCGTTGTGTTGCCTGTCATGGTGGACGTCGGCAGGAAGCGGGCCTTGATCTAAGAACACGAGAGTCAATCCTGAAAGGGGGAAAATCCGGACCAGCGTTGATTCCTGGAAAACCGGAAGAAAGTCTGATCGTTCAACGGATCAAATCCGGCGAGATGCCTCCACGACGGAAGCTGGTTTCTGTCAGTGTCAAACCAATGGAAGCCAACGAACTGGAGTTACTTTCCCAGTGGATCAGACTCAAGCTGCCTGAACTGAAAGAGGACCCGACCGATGAATCAGCTTTGTCTGATTCACTGGTGTCGGACAAAGATCGGGAGTTCTGGTCGTTTCAACCTCCTGTAAAAGTGTGGGCCCCTCAAGTCAAACACAGTGACCAGGTCAAAAACCCGATTGATGCATTTATTCTGCGAAAACTGGAAGAACGAGGGCTGACGTTCTCCCCCACAGCAAGTCAGCGCACTTTAATCCGCCGCCTGTATTTTGATCTGACCGGTCTACCGCCAACGCCAAACGAAATCGATCAGTTTCTCAATGATCCTGATGCACACGCGTATGAAAAACTGGTGGATCGTTTATTGGCATCGCGCCGCTATGGTGAACGCTGGGCGCGGCACTGGTTGGATGTCGCCGGGTATGCTGACTCTGAAGGAGCTCAGAACCAAGATAAAGTGCGACCGCACATGTACCGCTACCGCGATTATGTCATTCGTGCTTTCAATCAGGACAAACCCTATTCCCGTTTTCTGACGGAGCAGATCGCCGGTGATGAACTCGTCGATTATCAATCGCGGGAAATCACACAAGAAGCGTATGACTGCCTGGTCGCGACTGGTTTTCTGAGAACTGCGCCAGACAGGACCTTTGCCAACATCACCAACTTTGTACCGGATCGGCTGGAAGTCATTTCCGATGAAATGGACATTCTGGGATCAGCGGTGATGGGATTGACGTTAAAATGTGCGCGATGTCATTCGCACAAATTTGATCCCATTCCACAACGAGACTATTACCGCCTGACGGCGATCTTTAAGGAAGCCTACGATGAACATGACTGGCTGAAATCACAAGGGGCACGCACGCTCCCCCATGTCATGCCTGAAGAACGCCGTCATTACGAGAATCATGAAAAACAATTGACGGCACAAGTCAATCAAACCAGGCAAGCGTTAAAAGATCTCACCGCCAAAACTCTGAAAGTGCAACGGGAGAAAAAGATTCAAGTGTTGCCTGACACAGATCGAAAACAGATCTTGATTGCGTTTTCGAGTGATCCGTCTTCACATACGGCTGAGCAGACGAAGCTGTTAAAAAAACACGAACAACTGATCAATATCGCCCCGGAAGAGTTGAAGAAACTCGATCCCGAATATCAACAGAAATCCGAGGAACTACAGACTCAAATTAAAACTCTGGAAGCGAAACGAATGTCAGAACCCAGGATTCGTGCCCTGTGGTCGCGTGGGTCCCCTTCACCGTCTTATATTCTGAAGCGTGGCAATTATCTGACTCCCGGCCGTCCTGTGAGTCCTGGTGTACCTGCGGTTCTCACAAAAAACAATCCATCATTTATGCTTTCTACTTCAAACTCAAAAGGAAAGTCGGTTGGGCGGCGTCTGGCCTTTGCCCGATGGTTAACCCAACCGGAGAACCCTTTGACCGCACGTGTGATGGTCAATCGAATCTGGCTGCATCATTTCGGAAGAGGTATTGTCAACACGCCGGGTAATTTTGGTCATGCAGGCGAACGCCCTTCTCACCCGGAATTGCTGGATTGGCTTGCGAATGAGTTTGTACGGCAGAACTGGAGCCTCAAAGCCCTGCACCGACTAATGGTTACTTCGAATACCTATCGACAGAGTTCGACCGTCCTCGAACAGGCTTTACGGATTGACCCCGACGGACGTCTTCTATCGCGGATGCCACTCAAGCGAATGGAAGGGGAAGTTCTCAGAGATACGTTGCTCTATCTTTCAGGCCAACTGGATGAAACTCCCTTTGGGCCGGCCGATCCGGTTGAAGTCCGATCGGATGGCCTGGTGACGTCAAAACGTTCTGAGCGTGGATGGCGCAGAAGCATCTATATACTCCAACGTCGCACACAAATCCCAACGCTGCTGGATAATTTCGACTACCCGCAAATGGGGCCGAATTGTCTGCGCCGGGGAGAATCGCTTGTTGCTCCACAGGCGCTGCATTTAATGAACGATCAAATGGTCCATCAGCTGGCAGTCCATTTTGCAGACCAGATTCGGAGTGAAGTGGGAACCGATCTACAGGCGCAAGTCAAACAGGTTTATCTAAAAGCATTTGGTCGCACTCCGACAGCAGAAGAGGAACAGATTGGCATAACCGCCCTGAAGCAACTGGCAGCGAAATGGCAAGCGACTAACAAACAAAAAAAAGAGAAGACGGACAGTAATCATAAATCGCTGGTGAATTATTCGCATGCGATCTTCAACCTGGCAGAGTTTCAATATATCGATTAA